One genomic region from Neoarius graeffei isolate fNeoGra1 chromosome 4, fNeoGra1.pri, whole genome shotgun sequence encodes:
- the si:ch211-157b11.8 gene encoding fibroleukin, with amino-acid sequence MSVHSSVCMCVCILRWLLLVLCVMCLCVLCQRDSLVAGPPNRRCVGGCSATASPPKAHLTHKKDILPRKTQEPLQRNTQSSSMSERLMQLQRCMKQHEPASGNQSDGSNSLATILALMTAVLIECDLHCHSQRLRDMAGRLERAAVGKNGEKDLLLLMKSITHSGSPPTQGALTVFPSAGLYPQNCYEIFQFGIKDNGIYTIQPDPQKPALEAVCDMESAGGGWTVFQRRFDGQVDFNRTWQDYRDGFGSSQKELWLGNTVLHALTSSGKHTLHITLQDWHQQTRHAIYNNFKVAGENQRFRLTAQNYQGDAGNALSYSKHYNHDGRAFSTYDRDHDRYAAGSCAQYYGAGWWFDSCLAANLNGHYYHGRYVGITDGIYWGTWYILTDSRTRERYSFKSVEMKTRPRQP; translated from the exons ATGAGTGTCCATagcagtgtgtgcatgtgtgtgtgcattctgCGCTGGCTTTTGCTGGTGTTGTGTGTGATGTGTCTGTGTGTACTGTGTCAGAGGGACAGTTTGGTGGCTGGGCCACCCAACAGAAGGTGTGTCGGGGGCTGTAGTGCAACAGCATCTCCCCCAAAAGCACACCTCACACACAAGAAGGACATACTACCCAGAAAAACACAGGAACCTCTCCAAAGAAACACACAG tCATCTTCCATGTCGGAACGTCTGATGCAGCTACAGCGGTGTATGAAACAACATGAACCAGCTTCAGGAAATCAAAGTGATGGATCCAATTCCTTGGCAACCATTTTGGCTCTAATGACAGCTGTACTTATCGAGTGTGACCTGCACTGCCACAGTCAAAGACTTAGAGATATGGCAGGCAGGCTAG aGCGTGCAGCTGTGGGGAAAAATGGAGAAAAAGACTTGCTGCTACTGATGAAGAGCATCACACATTCTGGCTCACCACCAACACAAGGTGCTTTAACAg TGTTTCCCTCTGCAGGACTTTATCCACAGAATTGCTACGAGATCTTTCAGTTTGGAATAAAAGATAATGGAATTTACACCATCCAACCAGACCCTCAAAAACCAGCCTTGGAG GCTGTGTGTGATATGGAGTCTGCAGGAGGTGGATGGACGGTGTTTCAGCGTCGATTTGATGGACAAGTGGACTTTAACCGGACCTGGCAGGATTATCGGGATGGCTTTGGTTCTTCACAAAAGGAGCTCTGGTTAGGGAACACAGTTCTACATGCTCTTACATCCAGTGGGAAACATACACTCCACATCACTCTCCAAGACTGGCATCAACAGACCCGACATGCCATCTACAACAACTTTAAAGTGGCAGGAGAGAACCAGAG GTTTCGTCTGACTGCACAAAATTACCAAGGAGATGCTGGTAATGCCCTCAGCTATAGTAAGCACTACAACCATGATGGCAGAGCTTTCAGCACATATGATCGTGATCATGATCGCTATGCAGCTGGTAGCTGTGCTCAGTACTATGGTGCAGGCTGGTGGTTCGATTCCTGTTTGGCTGCCAATTTGAATGGACATTACTACCACGGCCGCTACGTTGGCATCACAGATGGCATCTACTGGGGCACCTGGTACATCCTCACTGACTCTCGAACGAGGGAGAGATACTCATTTAAAAGTGTGGAAATGAAAACACGACCCAGACAGCCCTAA